CCAGTTCTTTTATAAAGGAAAAGATAGTGGTTGGATTTCATGAGGAGGCAAGAGAACTGCTACACAAGCTTATTGGTGGGAAGAAAGCAATTGGAAGTGATTTGCATCACTGGGATGGGAGGAATCGGTAAGGGAAATCTCAGTCCATGCCAATACCTTAGGAAAGAATATAGCATAGTTTTGAGGAAGTCCTATTTCACACAATAAGTCCACAGAATAAttttcaaaatgcattctaAATGTTCCATTATCACAATCACCGTATAGTAACCTTCTCATGTGTTATGTTCTTATGCGGATGTGCATCTTAAACTGGCATGTCGAAAATCACATGAACCACAGAGCAGGCTTGTTAATATTGGTGTAGTCTTTTTGTCCATTTTAGCATTATGAGAACATACATTGTTgcataaatgtctcaaatttgGTTGTTTGGTTTAGGCTATGGTGACTAGATACTCATCCATCTCAACAAGGAAACTATCAAAGGCACTCACTATTCTCACTGTTGgtaaaaaatattatttcaaTGAGTGATTATGATGAGTTCTACAAGACGGCAAAGAAGCATATACTCATCAATACTTTAGGAACACATGCCTGAACTTTTCTGCTTAGGACTAAAAGAAAtgagtttattttttattgctcGAAAGGACTCCTCATATTTGGACTGGCTATAAGTATTCAAGTACTTGAAATCCTTGTTTTGGATTTGCAGGTTCTGGGAGAGGATGTTGAGTTCATTTACATGGAGGAATTTGGAAATACATTCTCAAAGTATTTGAATGCTTTATGTTAATGCTTGAAGAGGAAATGCACTTATATTTTCTGATACAATGATTCCATAAATATGGTTTACAAAATGTAGGTGGcaaaattttggtttttagCACAAAGGAAATTGGAGTCTTCGACAGGGCTGTAAACCACATTAAATGTGCCAGTCGGTTACTCTAGGGTAAGAGATGAATCTGAAAAGTTGGAGTTCAAGTTCACGATGGTAAGGAAGCCAGATCAAACAAGTCCCGTGCCTGAGTCGCCTGCTAAAGCAAGTCAATCAATAGTGGAAGCGAAGGCATGGAACTATATATAGCTACTTTGCCTACGCCGCCAGAGGAGATAAAGCTCAGTTCTTCAGGGAATGCAACAACTAAGCAGCTCCAAATTGTGAGGTGTTATGAAAATAGAGAATTTTTGAACCAATAGTTGTGAGATAAGGGAAATCTCATGAAAAAAAGTTGTATAATTTCTTTGGCAATCTCTTGACTTGTTGCATCAACTAATATATCTCATCTTCTACAGTTTACTCAAAAGAACGTTTATTCTTTTCTATTTTGTAGTGCTTAATCAATAAGCTTTATGGACAAAAAATGTCACTAGAATTTGGATGGATGGTAGGCAATACAAAAATAGGTGTATTTTCATCAGAGTGATTTAAATGTTGAAACTTAAAACACATGGCAACTTACAACTTTTTTGCACataagaaaaaacaaaacaagatgGAATTGAAGTTTCCAACACTTAATagaaatttaaacaaaaaatatCAAAACCAATTGAAGTATAAGCACAAAGTATTATTCCACTGAAAGGCCTAACTAATCCATGAACACAATCCCACAGTCTGGAAGTAGAGGTGTGGTCATTCGTACGGATATGGTTATAATCTCATTGGCGCATCATTCAACTTCAAGAAAGCGGTAAGGTAATACAAATCCTTGGAccgaaaaaaagaaattgataaaAATCCCTTCAACAAATTGAGAGATCAACATTTTCTTCAACCACTTGTTGTCTTCCAGACCATACATTTTTAACATTTCACTCCATCCCGCAAAAAAATCATTCTCATTTTCATAGTCATATATGCAGTGACTAAAATCTGCAGCAAAATTTTGGAAATCTTTAAAGACATCGGCTAGATGTGTTGCTGCATTTTGATAGATATACCATATACATAAGCGGTGATACGTTGTTGGCCATTGAGAAGCCAAAACCGTTGCCATTCTTCGGTCTTGGTCTGTAAGAATAGTTCTTGGTATTTTTCCTATCATAGCCTTAGCAAATGTGTCAAACAGCCATTCAAATGTTCCAATTGTCTCATCATATAATAAAACAGCTCCAAAAATTGTactttgtttatgatgattTACACCAACGAATAATGCAATTGGCTTCCCATCTTTGTGCTTTCTATAAGTTGTATCAAAACAAACCACATCACCAAAATGAGCAAAATCCGTTCTCATCTTTGCATCGGCCCAAAATATGTTAGTTATCAAGTCATCTTCATCTACTTGAATGGCAGAATAAAAATTTGGATCCTCTAATTGCATCCTTTGTAAGTACTCTAAGACTCCTCCCGTGTCACCTTGCATCATTGGTATGGATCTTTTGCATCGTAAGTAGTTTTTTAAATCATCTCGAATGAATCCAAGATTTTCTCGTCCACCAACTTGTTTCGACATCAAttcaattgattgttttggtgCAATTCCACAAATTCGGGCCATCTCTATTTCAGCTTTGTGTGCTATTGTCATGTGTTTATGAGATTTGAATAAATGAGTTTTGCTTGGGGTTGATAGCTCATGATTATGTTCAGCAATAAATTGCACAACACGGTATTTTCCAGCttgtctacaattgattttcaTCCTTGCACTACAATCACATCTTGTTTCTGGATGAGGACACTTAACACTCATATTGCGTTTGTCTTTTGGCCTTTTTCCTTCACGGGAGCAGCAAAACACTTTATCTAACATCATATCACTATTTTTGTCTTTATGTCCCTTACTCAATCGAGTTCCAAAACCAGATGCTTTGgcatatttttggtaaaaatatctAGTTGCTACTTCAATATCGAATTCCATGCCAAATTTCAGGATCAATTCATCTGGTATAGCcaaaggaagaaaattttgatttcctTGACTGCCATCAGTAATACAAAGAGGTAAGGCATTATCATTTATCTCCTCCAAGTCAACATCTTCAAAGTCCAATTTACAACATGATTGGATTTCATGAATTGGCAAATCATTCTCCATATTTCCTCAAAACCCAACAAATGACCTGTGTCATAGACCTCAGGAGATGAAAGCAGAAAGAAATTTGCATGTTGGTCACTGCAAGATGCATAATATGAAGAAAGTCAAACTAAAACATTGGAAAACTTACTTGACGAAATGTTAAAGGACGCTTTGGGTCTACAACAATGCTCAGATATGATTCTACCTACAACCCAAGAAAAAGCTGActcatttttcatttaaaaaaaagtgTAATATCATAAGTGCTGactaaaacatcattctctatttCAGACTAAATTAGTAATTTAAGCATAAAAGCTCATCCGACAGTCAAAAGAAACAATTCCTAAATATCGACCTTGAATTACAATTCATCCAGTGATTAGCAATGAAGCGTAATATTATAAACAAAGATAAAAATGATTCCATGAATAAAGTTACAAAACAATAGCAGAGATAGAGATCCGCACCATAGGGATCCTCCGACAAATATGCACAAGATCCCCAGAGATGGTCCAAAAACAAGCCTTTTGTTAATGAATAAGCCTTACTAACACATAACAGACTGCAAATATTTGGGTCTCAAGAATTTTTCACGTTAGGATGCTCAGATAATAAAGTCCAGATTTTTGCTAGAGAATAGGCAAGAATATCAAATTCCATTACTTCAGTGTTATGAAtgctaaaaatttattttggtaCACCTTCTGAGCATCTATTCTCCAGAAACTGATTGAAAAACTAGGTGCCTAAAGAACTCAGAAGTCTGAACCTTGCCTGGCTTCAACACTATCTTGGTCAACATCAACGGCAGGTATTTCCTTAGTAATTCAAAACCAATGTGGTCAACCACAAGATTACAGATAAAGCAATTctaatggaaaagaaaattctAAGAATTTCAGGACCGGTTGTTGGAGTTGGAGAATAATAGATGGAGTAGTTTTAAGTAGTAAAGCATAGCAAAGTATCAATTTCCAAATGACCCAGGGAATCTAAAtagttccttttccttttaaGTTTTTTGAAGCACAGAAATTGGATACCAATCTTTACCATAAATCTTCAATGGGTGCCCATAAATTTCAATTCTCCAGTTTACCTAACAATACCAAGTCCAAACATTAAGAGAAAATTATCATTCAGCATACTGAACTTCAAAAGAACAACCTTAGATTTCCAAAGTAAACCCCCTTTTCTCACATTGCTCCCACTCTTTTTTAAAGAACATACTGTCACCATCAACAAACCTCGTTGATAATAAAAGAAAACTCCAGCAAGTCATCAActccaaaaataaaatgaagtaaAGAAAGTTGATGCCATTGACTAGCTTCATTATAAGATTCCAAACCTATACAAGTTCACTCATACCACAATGATTATTTGACTTACTCATCACATAATTTATTTAGTCGGCGATAAGCAATAGGCAGTAGTTATACGTAGCAAATAATAGGCTGTTGTAATATGTCTTGCTAGCTAGCACTAATTGTTGGCTAAATATGGCTTTGAGCATCATAAATATTCCTGATATGTAATAGTGGCTccgaaaaataaaaacaaaaaatcaaaagtaagaTAAATAAATTCATGGCAGCTAGCTAAGCATGCCCGCCGCCCAGTAAAACAAATGGCCCCCCATGAGTGGACCCTGCCCAGAAAAGGAATTTTGATCAGTATTGTAGAAATTGCAGGACATCTACACCAGAATTTGATCGTGATAAATTGAACACAACAACGTTACATTATGTTGCTCCAACATCATTGACCATAAATAGAAAATTGGTTGGAAAAAAAGCGACTAAAAGATTGTAGACAGAAGCAAaccatcaaacaaaaaaaagaaagaaagggaagaaaattACAAATCAAAAACCAAAATAATCTGGGTTTCAAGCCAAGAACCAAATTACCCGTGTCAGTTCTCTCTTCGTGAGGATATGGTAGTATCTCTGCCAAATCCTCTGGATAAACAATAGAACTTTTGAATACAAAAAATTGCCCAATGAATAAAAACTGATTTTCCCTATCTAATTTGTTTATGCAAAGAGAGGGTATGATGAAACGCGGATAATTTTCTTGTTAGGGTTCGTGGTTTTTTTTCCATTGATAAATTTGGGTTTTGTATTTtgggtttttattttaattgattatgTACGGTTAATCGATTAAGTAACTTAATCCGGTCCGAGTTGGGTTGTTTAAGGGTTTGGTTTATCAGGAGACACTTGGCAACATTAGAAGGAGTGAGATAGGATGTGAGATAGGGTGTGCGACAGAAGATCCGTTTCGCATTGTATCTCCTATATTTAGACATTTTTCTAAATGAacaaacatttaaaaaaaattaacacctCCCTTCTAATGAGGGCTAGGCATCCCATTAGTCAAACTGTTTTTAAGTATTTGCTTTCAATTAGTGTGCTAATTGATATCCCATGTCGAActcaagaaatgaaaaagaattgTATTCAATGTCTGGTGCCCATCAGATTACTAATAACTTTAGATTAATCATTTTGAATTCGTGATTTCAATTCAAAAAGGTATTGGGTGACAGGCATGTGGCATTACACTAACAAATATttagatagagtattatttgaaataattactgtagcactttttgtgatatgatgtatgtgagataaaaagttaattgaaaatataaaaaggtaagttgaaaaatgtgtttatgatacaaatgaaatattatttgacatatttgtgctatccaaacactcccatTATAATTTGCATTCCTTTTACAAATAAATTGTAATTGTGCAAGAAAGCAGTACATAGGGGAGTAACCAGGTCTTCCTTGAGCAAGAATGTGACGACtcgcaaaaatttattattttaaattcttatttcgagtttatttaaatatttaattgtctgtttgccccgaatatcattttctaacttttttagacctaattacatggatctatagtttaatgatatttttaaaatgactcgtttcaaaatttaattttttgaatctcgttaagtgagaatagcgattacgcgtttggagacaatacCCGATTTGAGAGTATTatgagtttggaaaattggaaacttatacattagttgtaaaataggtatttttatatataaatattcaagtattagttagtgatactatcgttataagaatttattggagatttcaCTTTACCGCGCACAAACCGaaggtacgcgttttcacacgcgcgatttaattgagggacttaaaaCCATTATTtctagaccattaagagtgaataataatagtatgaatacaagtgcattagaggttttgtgcattagtgaaacaaactcgagaggaatcgaacaCAAAATGCGAGCATGCGCGCGcgagggagagttgacttttgctcaattttggacgacacattaaagcttctcttggaagcttcattttgatcaaaactctctctctctcttcactccaTTCCAGCCAAccaaaggagaagaaaaataaCCCCAAAGctcttccaatttcttcttcatttcttcatcaaatctccaccaaatcacaccaaaatttaaccataTTTTGCTAAGTacttggtgatcatcttaagctaccaaaagagcttcatttccacggcttttcttgagcatctttggaccgaaatttctgcttgAAGTTACCAAcaaaagtaagtgatgatcaaccttgaaaatcttgatttatggaagttctattgcacatataagatcatgcatgcatgtgggtagctttatttatgttggaaagttgatgtgtgggctctatgaactcccactatggttggatagactgatttgatgagttatgatgttattaatgttggtttagtgcttaatctagtggaataatgttgtattgttggtggAAACTCAAAGGATGTGAAGagggaaaattttccatttctccccctttcaTTCCCGTGACCTTTAGTGCATTTTTGGTGGTTATAATGACTTGTTTCTGATAtatatgtgtaatataggttgtgtatgaactttcataaaaaaatttcgtgatttggttggccaaatgttgtGATTTCGGAAGTCTAGCAAAACTAGAATTTTTCccgtaactgctctggcagtgttttccAAATagctataactttttgctctgatgtcaaaattgagtgccgtttatggcagtggaaactagacattcccagatttccaacggtataaaatgcatgtcttgattccacctgagaaatccgtaccaaccttgtaaaaTTGACTATCCTGTTTCACTGGTTCACTGGAGGGCAGGACATGAGCTACAAATTGATGATCAAATATGAGCTAATTGTGGATAGATTTTAAAAaggatttcttctaagaaattgtagctttatgaatctagttttcaacgccaccaatcaCATTCAATTTTGAGTTGAATTGACTGATTTATGACCAGATTTCGAAACTGACTTTGTGGGAGAAAACCCTCATTTTGGACAGATTCGTAAccaatcttgacttgggacttgttattcgaaattcttggtgtaaatcacctactAAATGTATCTTAGATCCTTATTAGACCCGGTTATCATAAATGAGACATGTTTTAGCCATTTTTATTGGCCAAaggtttgagaaaaagaaaactagaggtgcaaggcagctttgccttggagatttggaaactttgatagttttgttaaccaactttctgaatgaatttttctatgaaatttgatagcggaatagcccttatatggtaggataataccaccaaatttggtgtcatttcaagtccatttcgatgttCAACCAACGTCCCAAAGTCAGcgatttaaatctggaaaattggccCAACGGTctcatttttcagcaattttgagctgccatatcttggtgctcagaactccaattcttgttccgcttattttgttttaaactttgattgtaactctaattgagttccaaatttgagaggctagttcaaattttgtgaattttgtcaaattttcaacattggccaaaaaccaacccaaaACTATTTTGCAAGCCAAAACAGTGACTTTGAGCtaaattttgaataccttccatttggaatcatggaaaagtgtattctaggaactttactttggaagaagtttccaatggtacaaagtcttccaattttggatttgtaatgagtgagatacgatttttcaaagatcttgtatccaaactgaaattttcgaaacttaaggaaatggagtttttcgaattttctttttttcttcaataTCACTTGATTGTTTTACACTTGAATTTAGAGATGAAAACtagatttctcttgtgctttaaaaccctgcctttgagcctcgatttacaagTAAATAGGGCtaattttcatgagattttcttagattgtactctagtacaATCTTTTTCGATAATTGGGGTTATGAGTGATAGattattattaattgctcaagcactcaagaggacctttaAGAGGATCTTACAGGAGACGCCTAATTTATCGCTTGTATTTGTTACTTGAGtcactcggtgagtgtcaagtgtgtgaaaacgtgttaattgttttgataatagaatattttgaaaatgccgagccaagtgtgtactttatcacactcgttctcatttaaacgaagtgtacttgaatttcgtgacatgaaatacttgaattgcttgaaatgacttgttaagtgaatttaagtaaagtgtttaagtgattaaatataCTATAGCTGCATAAGTCGATGGGAATGAGTCTCCCCGACTCTTAAGTGTTAAgtaggggacgcccaaatctcactgGCTAACCCCGGACTCGAGCCGGCGTGGGGTTGGTCGAGCTCCTTGGCAAACCATGAGAAAATAAAAGTTTGACCTattaagaggtcttgcttggcatactcgagcagtatcACCTCAAACAAAagacaggcgggcccgatacagaggtatgtaaggtgaaaggagacatgataagtgaagttctacggactaaacctacccgattgatggagtgtcaactcgtggaggttcgtGATCACGCAAGTGGAAAATAACTCATGAGAGcttctatatccttgaattgtttctgtttacttttctcgttcgaattgttatttattgaaatattattgctctacttattaaattgggattgttacttgaacaacgtgcctgcatgtgtgttcttggcctcacgagcgttttgttCACTctgtagttttgttttccttaacaggaaaggATCGAAAGTGAATCTCGGAGAAACCCTTTCGAATGTACTTTTGTGTTAGGCTTTTCAATGTATTTGGTTAGACTCTAGATTATTGCATATTTTGGGATTTGATGTAACCTTTGTGAacttgatgtaaggattggatacttgatgtattttggaacttgtgatgtaagtttgaatgttatttatgggagTGACCTTCCTTTCTTACTTATATTATCATGATGGCTGGTATTTTCATTAAGCTTGAACGGGAATTATCTTGAGTCCTggagagagttgggcaggcgtcccgcggatatcctttggttcaccttagggagaagtgggggtgtctCAAAGAAAGTAGTACATAGGTCCACAAACATAGAATTGTTGATTCAACTGACATTAGTATAAGCAAAAGAAAGCATAAATCACAAGACAGTGGTTGCATAGTTCAAATTTGCTCCATGTCGAGAATTGTTTGTATTAATCTGAACCATAATTTTTTTAGGATGAAAAATAATCGTTTTActaatttcagattttattatttttgtcaaCATGAAATCAATGCTTATAACTTCACATTATTTTGTAGCAGTCAATGCATTAGGAGTTCCAAACAATTCATGAGAATGCTAACTAGAGTCTTTCAATGTTTAATGTCGTTCAATCGGTTATAATTATTGAAAATTGACTTCATTATACCAAGCATATGACTCTATTTTCTATTTCGCATCTTTTAAGGTTACAAAGGACAGATATCTTGCAACAATAAATAATGATGTTTAGTTACTTTGATTCTAATGCTTATCTAGTACAAGTTTCTTGGTGTTTATCTATATAACGGGAGTAGTCCAACAAATTTCCAAGCATGACATGATTTATATATGGACAAGACAACTCAAGAATCACTTTTTATAGGAAATTAAGAGGTAAAGTTCctcacaaaatttttttggcattttgaaattaattttatatttaaatcATGTCAAACTAAATCAACGGTATTTTAAATTGTtaatccttcaaattggaaccaTTTGTGCTTTTTATGGTATGAGAGATTCTACAGATATATTCTAAGATATGCACCATACACACTCACTACAATGCCATGGATGTATGTTATGTTTTCAGCAAATTAAAGAAATAGTAAGTTTAAATCCATCTAACTACATAAAGTAATATAGATtatgtgtgtgtgcgtgtgtgtgtgaacTTTTATTTCAATTAATCATTTTCTCTCTTCTAAATGGCATGCCTAATTGAAAAGAGTTAACAGGTTAATAGATActtaaattttacttatttttggATCTAACTCTCCACCAATCAATTTTACTTACAACTAGTATTTAACCCATGCATTAGCAcaaattatctttttattgTGATTAGCTATGAATTGATGCAAAAACATAAATAATTCatcaacaattttttttccatattATTCATATTTATATCAGAAAATTATTGTATTCCAAATATTTAACTACCATATTagtattaataatttttatatgtaAATTTTTTACAATGTGGTGatatttattaaatagtattatggataaaaaataaataacaagtaCTCTTTGAGATAGCAATTAAATTTTCTcatgaaaatgataaaataCCCAATCACATTCATTTTCAGTTCAGGACAAAAAAATATGCAGCACTCCATTTTTATATAAATGATTTAttactttatatacatatacatacatacatatacatatatatatacacacatatataggACACACAcacatgtgtgtgtgtgcataTTCTATCTCTTTTAATAATTTGAACTACTTTTTATGGTAACCCTCCTTAGTGTCAATTTAATTATTACACTAGCAAATTAATTAACTTTGATAGAAAGTAATAAATCACTTATATAAAAATAGATTgctacattttttttcttcaactaAAGATAAATATGAGATTATGAGttgatatataattatattcatGGAAAAATTTAATTACCATCTCAAAGAATACctgttatttcttttcttttatgcatcatactatttaataaatattatgacattttaataaattcaaaattttctaaaggCTAATATGGTAGTTTGATGTTTGGAATAGAATAATTTGctaatgtatatatgaataatgTATAAAAACATTATTGATGAATTATTTATGTCTTGCATCGATTCATAACTAATCACAATAAAAATTATTCTATGCCAATGTATGAGATAAATATCAATGATCTTTTAGAACTATGACAAGGAACCAACCAACCAGCttatactttcattttttttggcaaaattgcACCAATCGTCCCTCACATATTAGTGATATGAAAATTTAGTCCCTCAGAATGAAAAGGAGCATTTGCAGTccccaaaaaattaaaaaaaatgttcaaTTTTAGTCCTTGTTAGCTTTTTGGTACGAATTCTTGATGGACCCAATCACGGGAACATCACGTGACCTATTTTTTAAGGTTAAAAATAGCAAATCACTCAAATATTAACCAAAATGTATGGGACCAACTACTTTGCTTCTTCAATCTCCTTCAACTATTCATTAAATCCCTAAATCAACTTGAAGTTGCCATGGGATGTCTTGTTTTGGTCCCTATAACTTCAATTAGCACAAGTGTACAACACatctaaaaaaaaatccactacAGCTTCAACTATTCATTTAGAAGTTCATTCAGATCTATTACATATACATTGGTataagaaaaggggaaaagagaATGTAGTATGTCAACATTACATTTGCAAAATATGTTATTTCcacaaaaggaagtacaaagtTGAAGCGAGAAATGACAACTTGTTGAGAAGAAGGGTCCTAGTAGTACTAAAGGAGGGTAATGAGGATGAAGATGTAGAGGGTTGCAATGACGGAGTACTTGAGAACTACTAGCAAGATTGCTATTGAAATCACAAACATCTGTCACAACACCTGCACGCTTGCCCAGGCCAACACCCCAATCAACCCAATTGCCACCACGTTATCTGGGTCTGGGTCCAAGAGCAAATCAACCCATTTTAGATTCAATTCAAGCACTGTTCATTCCCATTTAAGTTCTTCCCATTCTCACTACCATTATCACCATCGATTCCGTTGCTATTAGTATTATCTTTGAGCCCTTCCTTGCCCCAATGGATTGCTATTGTCTTCCCCATTATTACTTTTGTTGTCATCTAATGCCCAGACCAAAATCAAGCATTTCTTGCGAAGATTAAATTGTGGGCTTTGGGATTTTAGGGGAAAGTAGTTGTAGTAGTTGtggaaattgaagagaaaaacAATAGTAGAAGTAGAGGGCATAATACAAGATGGTTTGGAGGAGAACGTGGAGGATGGGGTTAGCGCTATTCAGGGTAAGAAAAAGGTGAGCCCATCAACTGATTTCATCATCTGGTTATTCTGCTCTcagttcctcctcctcctcccagCCTATATCAATTGGTTAGATAACAAGAAAACAACACTAAAATTATTTAATGAATAGTTGAAGGggattgaagaagaaaagcAGATGGTCCCTAACATTTTGGTCAATATCTAGGTGAATTGTCATTTTTAACCTTCAAAAATAGGTCACGTGATGTTCTTGTTATTGAGCCCATCAAGAATTCAAACAGAAAAGCTAGCAGGGACCAAAATtgattgttttttattttttagggaTTGAAAGTACTCCTTTTCGTTTTGAGGGACTAAATTTTAATATCGCTAATATATGAGGGATGATttgtgcaattttctttttttggggtcaaaatcaCATTAGCTTTTACCGTGTGTAATATTTTGTGAATATTGTATGCGTTGGACTAAATGCAACGTATTGCAGGGACAGCCCGAATGTACCCAACCTAAATCACAATGCACAACAAAATGGCCCAACTCTCAAGTGCCCATAGTTTTCTTCGGCTTATCCAAATGCAGTACATTTCCGCCTAACTTTTCCTTTTTGGGAAAATGATGAATATTGGCCCAAACCAAAG
The Coffea arabica cultivar ET-39 chromosome 6c, Coffea Arabica ET-39 HiFi, whole genome shotgun sequence genome window above contains:
- the LOC113693159 gene encoding protein FAR1-RELATED SEQUENCE 5-like, whose translation is MENDLPIHEIQSCCKLDFEDVDLEEINDNALPLCITDGSQGNQNFLPLAIPDELILKFGMEFDIEVATRYFYQKYAKASGFGTRLSKGHKDKNSDMMLDKVFCCSREGKRPKDKRNMSVKCPHPETRCDCSARMKINCRQAGKYRVVQFIAEHNHELSTPSKTHLFKSHKHMTIAHKAEIEMARICGIAPKQSIELMSKQVGGRENLGFIRDDLKNYLRCKRSIPMMQGDTGGVLEYLQRMQLEDPNFYSAIQVDEDDLITNIFWADAKMRTDFAHFGDVVCFDTTYRKHKDGKPIALFVGVNHHKQSTIFGAVLLYDETIGTFEWLFDTFAKAMIGKIPRTILTDQDRRMATVLASQWPTTYHRLCIWYIYQNAATHLADVFKDFQNFAADFSHCIYDYENENDFFAGWSEMLKMYGLEDNKWLKKMLISQFVEGIFINFFFSVQGFVLPYRFLEVE